In Bacteroidales bacterium, the following are encoded in one genomic region:
- a CDS encoding IPExxxVDY family protein gives MPKKLKLDSNFDNDYTLLGIASHHRDYRLIWALNEKMQLRMSKMDNLKVFNDKKNELQEFSLYYFDEPQTFKSYYFITNLGEQGFLFPEYKQMNFFLLIKGNVTEAIKNEMVKDIYSLGIVLTVHTITLSTIKSINNFFSDLELHMLDIGKKTKEKK, from the coding sequence ATGCCTAAAAAATTAAAACTCGATTCAAATTTTGATAATGACTATACTTTGCTGGGCATTGCTTCGCATCACCGCGATTATCGGCTGATTTGGGCCTTGAATGAAAAAATGCAACTGCGAATGTCGAAAATGGATAACCTGAAAGTGTTCAATGATAAGAAAAATGAACTCCAGGAATTTTCACTTTATTATTTCGACGAACCCCAAACATTTAAATCGTATTATTTCATAACTAATCTTGGCGAGCAGGGATTTCTTTTTCCAGAATACAAACAAATGAATTTTTTCCTTCTGATAAAAGGTAATGTGACCGAAGCCATAAAAAATGAAATGGTAAAAGATATTTATTCGTTGGGCATAGTGCTAACGGTTCATACAATAACTTTGAGTACAATTAAGAGTATAAATAATTTTTTCTCCGACCTTGAATTACACATGCTTGATATTGGAAAGAAGACAAAAGAGAAGAAATAA
- a CDS encoding acyl carrier protein: protein MSDIATRVKAIIIDKLGVDEKEVTPEASFTNDLGADSLDTVELIMEFEKEFNIAIPDDQAEKIGTVGEAIAYIENNNKG from the coding sequence ATGTCAGACATTGCAACAAGAGTAAAAGCTATCATTATTGATAAGCTGGGTGTAGATGAAAAAGAAGTTACACCTGAAGCTAGTTTCACAAACGACCTGGGTGCTGATTCTCTCGACACTGTTGAGCTGATCATGGAATTCGAAAAAGAATTCAACATTGCTATTCCCGACGATCAGGCTGAAAAAATCGGTACTGTTGGTGAAGCTATTGCTTATATAGAAAATAACAATAAAGGGTAA
- the purN gene encoding phosphoribosylglycinamide formyltransferase, which translates to MVQIAIFASGSGTNAQNIIEYFKGRNDISVSLVLSNKEDAYVLKRSQMLNVPSFVFSPKELKETDIVEAKLSEYKIDFIVLAGFLLMVPAKLIKKFPDKIINVHPALLPKYGGKGMYGEHVHETVIANGEKESGISIHYVNERYDEGNIIFQARCEVKMNDTPETLATRIHELEHKYFPQVIEKVVQEKVQNSEF; encoded by the coding sequence ATGGTACAAATAGCAATTTTTGCATCGGGTAGCGGAACGAATGCGCAAAATATTATTGAATATTTTAAAGGAAGAAATGATATATCCGTTTCGCTTGTATTATCAAATAAAGAAGATGCATATGTCCTGAAAAGGTCGCAAATGCTGAATGTTCCATCATTTGTATTTTCTCCAAAAGAATTAAAAGAAACCGATATTGTTGAAGCAAAACTTTCGGAATATAAAATTGATTTTATTGTACTTGCAGGATTTCTACTAATGGTACCAGCAAAACTGATAAAGAAATTTCCCGATAAAATAATAAATGTACACCCTGCTCTTCTTCCAAAATACGGCGGTAAAGGCATGTACGGCGAACATGTTCACGAAACTGTTATTGCAAACGGGGAAAAAGAATCAGGCATCAGTATACATTATGTGAATGAAAGATACGACGAAGGAAATATAATTTTCCAGGCACGTTGTGAAGTTAAAATGAATGATACTCCCGAAACCCTTGCCACACGCATACATGAACTGGAGCATAAATATTTTCCGCAAGTGATTGAAAAAGTAGTCCAGGAAAAAGTTCAGAATTCTGAATTCTGA
- the fabF gene encoding beta-ketoacyl-ACP synthase II: protein MELKRVVVTGVGAITPLGNTVPEFWDNLLNGVSGADTIKRFDASKFKTQFACEVKDYDSSKYFDRKEVRKYDRYAQYAIICADEAFKDSNIDLEKIDKQKAGVIWASGIGGLDTFLNEVSDYAKGDGTPRFNPFFIPKMIADIAAGHISIKYGFMGPNFTTTSACASSTNSIIDAFNYIRFGKANIIITGGSEAACNPAGVGGFNSMQALSTRNDDPKTASRPFDKDRDGFVLGEGGGALVFEELGHALARGAKIYAEVAGGGLSADAYHMTAPHPEGLGAMNVMKNALDDAGMKPEEIDYINVHGTSTPLGDIAETKAILQVFGEHSYKLNISSTKSMTGHLLGATGAVEALASILAIQNDLVPPTINHFTDDPEIDNKLNFTFHKAQKRTVNAALSNTFGFGGHNASIIFKKYKG, encoded by the coding sequence ATGGAACTGAAACGAGTTGTCGTTACAGGAGTTGGCGCAATTACTCCATTAGGAAATACTGTTCCGGAATTCTGGGATAACCTTCTTAATGGAGTAAGCGGCGCTGATACGATCAAACGTTTTGATGCATCAAAATTTAAAACACAGTTTGCCTGTGAAGTAAAAGATTACGATTCCTCAAAATATTTTGACCGCAAAGAAGTTCGAAAATATGATCGTTATGCTCAGTATGCAATAATATGTGCAGACGAAGCATTTAAGGATTCAAATATTGACCTGGAAAAAATCGATAAACAAAAAGCCGGAGTTATCTGGGCTTCGGGTATTGGCGGATTAGATACTTTTCTTAATGAAGTTTCTGATTATGCTAAAGGTGATGGAACACCAAGATTCAACCCATTTTTTATTCCCAAGATGATTGCTGATATAGCAGCAGGACATATTTCCATTAAATATGGATTTATGGGACCTAACTTTACTACTACTTCAGCATGTGCTTCATCAACCAACTCAATTATCGATGCCTTTAATTATATTCGTTTTGGTAAAGCAAATATAATTATTACAGGTGGCTCTGAAGCTGCATGTAATCCGGCTGGTGTAGGTGGATTTAATTCTATGCAGGCTCTTTCTACAAGAAATGATGACCCGAAAACAGCATCACGTCCGTTCGACAAAGACCGCGATGGTTTTGTTCTTGGCGAAGGTGGTGGCGCATTAGTTTTTGAAGAACTTGGTCATGCACTTGCACGCGGAGCAAAAATATATGCTGAAGTTGCAGGGGGCGGACTTTCTGCCGATGCATATCACATGACAGCCCCACATCCTGAAGGGTTGGGTGCTATGAATGTAATGAAAAATGCATTGGATGATGCCGGTATGAAACCCGAAGAAATTGATTACATTAATGTTCATGGTACATCCACTCCACTTGGGGATATTGCTGAAACCAAAGCAATACTCCAGGTATTTGGTGAGCATTCATATAAATTAAATATCAGCTCTACCAAATCAATGACAGGTCATTTACTTGGTGCAACCGGTGCTGTTGAAGCATTGGCTTCAATTCTGGCTATTCAGAATGATCTTGTTCCTCCTACTATTAACCATTTTACTGATGATCCTGAAATTGACAATAAACTCAATTTCACATTTCATAAGGCTCAGAAAAGAACAGTGAATGCTGCATTAAGCAACACATTCGGTTTTGGAGGACATAATGCTTCTATCATCTTCAAAAAATATAAGGGATAA
- the rnc gene encoding ribonuclease III, with product MKLIAPIKGILSKEKKLINFIKNVFGYYPENILIYKLAFCHRSAATKEIKGLKISNERLEYLGDAILSAVIADYLFRKFPNKDEGFLTEMRSRIVSRESLNKLAEKLGFGKLIVTGSGNNIYRSMNGDAFEAFVGAAYLDKGFSFTKRIIINRIIKYHIDIDELQNKDSNYKSKLIEWAQREKKQVEFVVVEESGTGYNKQYIVTAMVDKIPYGTGRDYAIKKAEQHAAEKAIEYISEKNSM from the coding sequence TTGAAGCTGATTGCTCCCATTAAGGGAATCTTATCAAAAGAAAAAAAACTTATTAATTTCATTAAGAATGTTTTCGGTTATTATCCCGAAAACATTCTTATTTATAAGCTGGCTTTTTGCCATCGTTCGGCTGCTACAAAAGAAATAAAAGGATTAAAGATCAGCAATGAACGACTGGAATATTTAGGCGATGCAATATTAAGCGCAGTAATTGCTGATTATCTTTTTCGAAAGTTTCCAAATAAAGATGAGGGTTTTTTAACAGAAATGCGTTCACGTATCGTTAGCCGCGAAAGTTTAAACAAGCTTGCCGAGAAACTGGGATTTGGGAAATTAATTGTTACCGGTAGCGGGAATAATATTTACCGTTCGATGAATGGCGATGCTTTCGAAGCTTTTGTTGGCGCAGCTTACCTTGACAAAGGGTTTAGTTTTACAAAAAGAATTATTATTAACAGGATAATTAAGTATCACATCGATATTGATGAACTGCAGAATAAAGATAGTAATTATAAAAGCAAACTTATTGAATGGGCACAGCGTGAAAAAAAACAGGTTGAATTTGTTGTAGTGGAGGAAAGTGGCACCGGTTATAATAAACAATATATTGTAACGGCAATGGTTGATAAAATTCCATATGGAACCGGACGCGACTATGCAATTAAAAAAGCAGAACAACATGCTGCCGAAAAAGCTATAGAATACATTTCTGAAAAAAATTCAATGTAG